The proteins below come from a single Myxococcota bacterium genomic window:
- a CDS encoding MerR family transcriptional regulator: MPIGRFARSCRLSVKALRHYDELGLLAPAFVDPQSGYRYYAREQARDAVMISMLRSLDLPLAVIRRALAAEPTELKSLVDAEAARVEAELAAQQRALLSLRQIAKTGQLAPYAVQTETRSSHPVLRISGETDSERLVPDTTELVYALFDGFARAGSAVAEPVLCINEFGPDDRIAVHACVAFPDGASAPRVAGAEPWELPGGRFATVEHVGPYETLGLAHHALHAWAQERGHPARTTSGSRESTEIWEFYRNDPADVSPEELRTDVALPLLDDEV; this comes from the coding sequence ATGCCCATCGGACGCTTCGCGCGCAGCTGCCGGCTCAGCGTCAAGGCGCTGCGCCACTACGACGAGCTGGGTCTGTTGGCGCCTGCCTTCGTCGATCCGCAATCGGGCTACCGCTACTACGCCCGCGAGCAGGCCCGCGACGCGGTGATGATCAGCATGCTGCGCTCCCTCGACCTGCCCCTGGCGGTGATCCGGCGCGCCCTCGCCGCCGAGCCCACCGAGCTCAAGTCGCTGGTCGATGCGGAAGCCGCGCGGGTCGAGGCCGAGCTGGCGGCCCAACAGCGGGCGCTGCTCTCCCTGCGCCAGATCGCGAAGACCGGTCAGCTGGCTCCGTACGCGGTGCAGACGGAGACCCGGTCGTCGCACCCGGTGCTGCGCATCTCGGGGGAGACGGATTCCGAACGACTCGTCCCCGACACGACCGAGCTCGTCTACGCCCTGTTCGACGGCTTCGCGCGTGCGGGCAGCGCGGTGGCCGAGCCCGTTCTCTGCATCAACGAGTTCGGCCCCGACGATCGGATCGCCGTCCACGCCTGCGTGGCCTTCCCCGACGGAGCCAGCGCGCCCCGCGTGGCCGGCGCCGAGCCTTGGGAGCTGCCCGGGGGGCGCTTCGCCACCGTCGAGCATGTCGGGCCGTACGAGACCCTCGGCCTCGCCCATCACGCCCTCCACGCCTGGGCCCAGGAGCGGGGCCACCCGGCACGCACGACCAGTGGCTCGCGCGAGTCGACGGAGATCTGGGAGTTCTACCGGAACGACCCCGCCGATGTTTCCCCGGAAGAGCTGCGGACCGACGTAGCCCTCCCGCTTCTCGACGACGAGGTGTAA